The following are encoded together in the Phragmites australis chromosome 19, lpPhrAust1.1, whole genome shotgun sequence genome:
- the LOC133899908 gene encoding probable non-inhibitory serpin-Z9 translates to MQLPCILRRALCTPRPRYTPFPLPASSKSRPFSSASPADSRQAAPAPMMPTRAWGEALGAAQRGFCLPLAGRVLAASGTGNAAVSPTAVHAALALAAAGARGATRRQILQALCGGGGGGRGAAADAANLASRVVKRVLRDRSTSSGPRLAFAGGVWADASAKLSPEFVEAAGNVYGSAAKAADFKNKPEDAAEQINWWVKESTKGTVTSLLSEGSIDQNTGLVLGSALYFRGRWLDKVDIRTAVQKFCSLDGTCVEVPFVVYDRTRLFAVHDGFKVIKLPYQQGKNERKFSMYIFLPDAHDGLFELTKKIYAEPAFLEQHLPTEKRHVDIRVPKFRISFQIDVNDFLKEMGLELPFLRDADFSNMVKEDNSSGPLFLSDVVHKAILEVNDKGFEETSVTTGIGKPSPVEHFVANHPFFFFIREEVSGTVIFMGHVLDPSSQS, encoded by the exons ATGCAGCTCCCCTGCATCCTCCGGCGTGCCCTCTGCACGCCGCGGCCGCGCTACACACCCTTCCCCTTGCCCGCCTCCTCCAAATCCCGCCCCTTCTCCTCCGCGTCCCCCGCCGACTCGCGCCAGGCGGCGCCAGCGCCGATGATGCCGACGCGGGCGTGGGGGGAGGCGCTCGGCGCCGCGCAGCGCGGCTTCTGCCTGCCGCTCGCGGGCCGTGTCCTCGCCGCCTCGGGTACCGGAAACGCCGCCGTGTCTCCCACGGCGGTCCACGCCGCGCTCGCCCTCGCGGCCGCCGGCGCGCGCGGCGCGACGCGGAGGCAGATCCTCCAGGCGCTGTGCGGGGGAGGCGGGGGCGGCCGGGGCGCCGCGGCGGACGCGGCCAACTTAGCGTCGCGCGTGGTGAAGCGCGTGCTCAGGGACCGGTCCACGTCCAGCGGGCCACGGCTCGCGTTCGCTGGCGGCGTCTGGGCTGACGCCTCCGCCAAGCTATCGCCGGAGTTCGTGGAGGCGGCCGGAAATGTGTATGGCTCCGCGGCGAAGGCGGCTGACTTCAAGAACAAG CCAGAAGACGCCGCTGAGCAAATTAACTGGTGGGTCAAAGAGTCCACAAAAGGTACTGTTACATCTCTCCTTTCGGAGGGATCAATTGACCAGAACACAGGTCTTGTTCTTGGCAGCGCACTGTATTTTAGAGGAAGATGGCTTGATAAGGTTGATATAAGGACTGCTGTACAAAAGTTCTGCTCTCTGGATGGAACATGTGTTGAGGTCCCTTTTGTAGTATATGATAGAACCCGACTTTTTGCTGTTCATGATGGATTCAAAGTTATTAAGCTTCCTTACCAACAAGGAAAAAATGAACGGAAGTTCTCCATGTACATCTTCCTCCCTGATGCTCATGATGGCCTGTTTGAACTAACCAAGAAAATTTATGCTGAACCGGCATTCTTAGAACAACATTTGCCTACAGAAAAGCGCCATGTGGATATCAGGGTGCCAAAGTTCAGAATATCTTTCCAGATCGATGTGAATGATTTTCTCAAAGAAATGGGGCTTGAATTGCCTTTCCTCCGCGATGCAGACTTCTCAAATATGGttaaggaagataactccagtggGCCATTGTTTCTGTCTGATGTTGTTCATAAAGCAATTTTGGAGGTTAATGATAAAGGGTTTGAAGAAACTTCTGTGACAACGGGCATAGGCAAGCCTTCACCTGTAGAGCACTTTGTTGCCAACCaccccttcttctttttcattaGGGAGGAGGTGTCTGGCACAGTGATCTTCATGGGGCATGTACTCGACCCTTCATCTCAGTCGTAA